The Pseudomonas protegens genome contains the following window.
GCCGGTGCAGCCCGGCTTCGGCGAGGATCTTGATCCCGGCCACGGCCACGGTGCCGAACATGATCAGCGTGGCGCCGCCTAGCACCGGCTTGGGCATCAGTTGCAGCACCGCGCCGATCACCGGGAACAGCCCCAGCAGCACCAGCAGCCCGGCGATGAAGTAGGCCACGTAGCGGCTGGCCACGCCGGTCAGCTGGATCACCCCGTTGTTCTGGGCAAAGGTCACCATCGGCAGGCTGTTGAACACCGCCGCCACCGCCGAGTTGAAACCGTCCGCCAGCAGCCCGGACTTGATGCGCTTGATGTACAGCGGGCCCTTGACCGGCTGCTGGGAAATCATCGAGTTGGCGGTCAGGTCGCCGGCCGCTTCCAGGGGCGAGATCAGGAAGATCACCGCCAGCGGAATAAAGGCGATCAGGTCGAAGGAAAAGCCGTACTTGAACGGCACCGGTACGCTCACCAGCGGCACCTCGGGCAGGGCGGCCATGTCCACCCGGCCGAGCATCCAGGCCACCACGAAGCCCAGGGTCAGGCCGATGACGATCGAGCCCAGGCGCAGCATCGGGTGGTTGAAGCGGTTGAGCACCACGATGGTCAGCAGCACCAGCGCCGCCAGGCCCAGGTTGCTCGCCGCGCCCAGGTCGCTGGCGCCGTAGCCGCCGGCCATGTCGGTGACCGCCACCTTGATCAGCGACAGGCCCATCAGGGTAATGATGGTGCCGGTGACCACCGGGGTGATCAGCTTGCGCAGCTTGCCGATGAACTGGCTGAGGAACATCTCGATAAAGGCCGCGACAAAGCAGATGCCGAAGATGGTCGAGAGAATGTCGTCGGTGCTGCCACCCCGGCCCTTGACCATGAACCCGGCGCTGAGCAGCACGCTGATAAAGGAAAAGCTGGTGCCCTGCACGCACAGCAGGCCGGAGCCAATGGGCCCCAGGCGCCGGGCCTGGACGAAGGTGCCCAGGCCGGAGACGAACAGCGCCATGCTGATCAGGTACGGCAGTTCGCTCTCAAGCCCCAGCACGCCGCCGAAGATCAGGGTCGGGCTGATGATGCCGACGAAGCTGGCCAGCACATGTTGCAGGGCGGCGAAGATCGCCGCGCTGAAATGCGGACGGTCATTGAGGCCGTAGATCAGGTCGGATTTGTAGCGGGGCGGGGAGCGATCAGGTGCGGTCATGGGAAAAGGCCTGCCAGTGACGTGTGAAAACAACGGGGGTACACGTCGGAAAGTGGACGGGACTTGGGCCGCAGAGCCATGGCATGGACAAGACTTGCGCACCCGGTCAGAAAAAAGGAGGCGCAGGATGCCAGAAAGGCGCCGCGGTCAGAAGGGCAAACAGGCGGAAAAAGCCAAGTTGCAAAGGATACGAAAGATACTGTTTCTCATTTGCCTTTGTGGAATAATCCGCCTCCCCGATTTGCGGACCGCCCCCCGATGCTGCCGACTCCCAGCCTGCTGCGCAGCTTTCAAGAGCACTACGACGACCTGCTGAAGTTTCTCACCCGGCGCATGAGCGACCGCCAGCGGGCGGCGGACGTGGCTCAGGAAACCTACCTCAAGCTGCTCAAGGTCGACCCGCAAACGGTGGAGGTGCACAACGATCGCGGTTTCATCTTCCGCGTGGCCGGCAACCTGGCCATCGACACCCTGCGCCGCGAGCAGCGCCTGGCGGCCAACCTCAGCGACGGCCAGGAACACCGCGAAGCGGTGGACCCGGGCCCGGCCCCGGAAGCGGTGCTGCTGGCCAAGGAGCGCCTGGCGCTGCTCGACCAGGCCCTGGCGCAACTCTCGGACAACGCCCGCCAGGCCTTGCTGCTCAATCGCCTGGAAGGCTTGACCCAGGCGCAGATCGCCGTGCGCCTGGGGGTTTCCGAAAGCATGGTGGCAAAATACATCGGCCAGGCCCTGCGCCATTGCCGCGACTGGCTGAAGGTCCACCATGAATAATTCCTTGCCACCGGTTGCCGACGCCATGACCGACCACCGCGAAAACCTCGAAGACGCCGCCATCGACTGGCTGGTGCTGCTGCATTCCGGCCACGCCACGCCAGCCCAGCGCATGGCTTTCCAGCAGTGGCGCCAGCGCAGCCCGGCGCATGCCGCCGCCGCCGCCGAGGCCCAGCAACTCTGGGGTGACCTGGGGCACACCGAGACCGCGCGGGCGCATCAGGCGCCGCCCGCCGTGGGGCGCCGGCCACGGCGTTTCTGGCCGGCCCTGGCGGCTTCGTTGCTGCTGGCGGTG
Protein-coding sequences here:
- a CDS encoding nucleobase:cation symporter-2 family protein, whose protein sequence is MTAPDRSPPRYKSDLIYGLNDRPHFSAAIFAALQHVLASFVGIISPTLIFGGVLGLESELPYLISMALFVSGLGTFVQARRLGPIGSGLLCVQGTSFSFISVLLSAGFMVKGRGGSTDDILSTIFGICFVAAFIEMFLSQFIGKLRKLITPVVTGTIITLMGLSLIKVAVTDMAGGYGASDLGAASNLGLAALVLLTIVVLNRFNHPMLRLGSIVIGLTLGFVVAWMLGRVDMAALPEVPLVSVPVPFKYGFSFDLIAFIPLAVIFLISPLEAAGDLTANSMISQQPVKGPLYIKRIKSGLLADGFNSAVAAVFNSLPMVTFAQNNGVIQLTGVASRYVAYFIAGLLVLLGLFPVIGAVLQLMPKPVLGGATLIMFGTVAVAGIKILAEAGLHRRNVLIVAISLGMGLGVAAVPEVLRELPKALHNIFESPITVGAFCAIFLNIFLPEEFLELEEDEFDPEAATLKVMQDPDMSGKANS